One Desulfobaccales bacterium DNA segment encodes these proteins:
- a CDS encoding phosphate ABC transporter substrate-binding protein, translating to MSDPTKTALTARGLSPVLSKTRRFPVTAYPFRCICAVIIALLVALGCDTSSQSTGRPLCVAGSTSIQPFAEKLAEIYMHRHPQARVDVQGGGSSAGIYAATHGAADLGASSRELLGEEKKLIEIPIANDGIAVIVHPSNPLSTISLMEIRKIFSGAVKNWSALGLPPHDIDLITREEGSGTREAFEHLVMSKQEITPAALVQDSNGSVREIVAGDRHSLGYISAGLVDHRVKALAIDGVFPTRENIKNHTYKLVRRFLLVARAEPAGACKAFVDFVLGPNGQKILESEGLVGVK from the coding sequence ATGTCAGATCCCACAAAAACAGCCTTAACGGCTCGGGGCTTAAGTCCTGTCCTCAGCAAAACCAGGAGATTTCCCGTAACGGCATATCCTTTCCGATGCATCTGCGCAGTAATCATAGCCCTCCTGGTGGCGCTGGGCTGTGACACATCCTCGCAAAGCACCGGTCGGCCCTTGTGTGTTGCCGGTTCCACGTCAATCCAGCCCTTTGCGGAAAAGTTGGCGGAAATTTATATGCACCGTCATCCCCAAGCCCGGGTCGATGTGCAGGGCGGCGGTTCCAGTGCCGGCATCTATGCCGCCACCCATGGGGCCGCGGATTTGGGGGCTTCTTCCCGAGAGCTGTTAGGCGAAGAGAAGAAACTAATAGAGATACCTATAGCGAATGACGGCATTGCAGTCATCGTCCACCCCAGCAATCCCCTGAGCACGATCAGCCTGATGGAGATTCGGAAGATCTTTAGCGGGGCCGTGAAAAATTGGAGTGCCCTGGGATTGCCGCCCCATGACATCGACCTGATAACTCGGGAAGAAGGCTCCGGCACCCGGGAGGCCTTCGAGCACCTGGTCATGAGCAAGCAGGAAATCACCCCCGCGGCGCTGGTCCAGGATTCCAACGGGTCGGTGCGGGAGATTGTCGCGGGGGACCGCCATTCCCTGGGCTACATTTCCGCCGGGCTGGTGGATCACCGGGTCAAGGCGCTAGCCATTGACGGCGTCTTCCCCACCCGGGAAAACATTAAAAATCATACCTATAAACTGGTGCGCCGTTTCCTGCTGGTGGCCCGGGCCGAGCCTGCCGGCGCGTGCAAGGCCTTCGTGGATTTCGTCCTGGGTCCCAATGGTCAGAAGATCCTCGAATCCGAGGGCCTGGTCGGGGTGAAATGA